A stretch of the Vidua chalybeata isolate OUT-0048 chromosome Z, bVidCha1 merged haplotype, whole genome shotgun sequence genome encodes the following:
- the LOC128781841 gene encoding serine/threonine-protein kinase PAK 2-like — protein MAPEVVTGQPCGPKVDIWSVGIVGIEMVEREVPYQNETPVLPQLLIAIRGTPKLQQPNRFSPCLRDFLSCCLQTDEARRWSAKELLQHPFVTLAEPVSSLVPLIVSVKKRKEARM, from the exons ATGGCGCCTGAAGTGGTGACAGGTCAACCATGTGGCCCCAAAGTGGACATATGGTCTGTTGGAATCGTGGGCATCGAAATGGTGGAACGAGAAGTTCCTTACCAGAATGAAACTCCTGTTTTG cctCAACTCCTGATAGCCATACGAGGGAcaccaaagctgcagcagcccaacCGATTCTCGCCTTGCCTGCGTGacttcctgagctgctgcctgcagacagaCGAGGCGCGGCGCTGGTCTGCCAAGGAGCTCCTGCAG CATCCATTTGTAACACTTGCTGAGCCTGTGTCCAGCCTGGTGCCACTGATTGTTTCagtgaagaagaggaaggaggcAAGAATGTGA